In Hermetia illucens chromosome 1, iHerIll2.2.curated.20191125, whole genome shotgun sequence, one genomic interval encodes:
- the LOC119646220 gene encoding probable cytochrome P450 12a5, mitochondrial, which produces MIRVGSTFVRSNGQGSCLVRLFATQISSLSGAEIQFQNEWNMALPYEKIPGPSRLTLLKDILPGGKFTTLNLPDIFEEYRQQYGEIFKMIGMFGKPDSVLVFDPKDFETIYRTEGVWPVRRGLDSAEHYRKKVRPDIFSSGGLVIEQGRGWAEFRTAVNPVMMQPKIVKLYVPQINKFVDEFIIRMRKIRDSKTYELPENFEEELNRWSLEAISTIALDTRLGIMGNLDKNSKEHEFIAAVKTFFYLLSTLDFKPSLWKIFSTADFKEMTRVLDVITDFTLHQVNEAKKRIESSERSSTKHENEQSILEKLIKINPNIATVMAVDMIIAGVDTTSSAIVSVLYNLAKNPEKQEALRNELRKILPEKSSPLTPQNMTNLPYLRACIKEALRIHPVVNGNFREAGKDLILKGYRIPKGTGIILQSSHTQVDEKLYTNAKKFIPERWLRDQESGLNNEAKNVNPFTFLPFGFGPRMCIGRRFAELEIMLFVSKVVRNFCVEWNRPDLKFKATLINIPDGNLQFQIRDLEN; this is translated from the exons ATGATTCGTGTCGGTAGTACGTTTGTAAGAAGTAATGGCCAGGGCTCCTGTTTAGTACGGCTATTTGCAACCCAG ATTTCTTCTTTGTCTGGTGCTGAAATACAATTTCAAAATGAATGGAATATGGCGTTACCATACGAGAAGATCCCTGGACCATCGCGGCTGACACTATTAAAGGATATATTACCTGGAG GAAAATTTACAACATTAAATCTGCCGGATATTTTCGAGGAGTATCGCCAACAGTATGGAGAGATTTTTAAAATGATTGGAATGTTTGGCAAACCAGATAGTGTACTTGTTTTCGATCCAAAAGATTTCGAAACAATTTACCGTACAGAGGGTGTCTGGCCTGTGCGTCGCGGTTTAGATTCCGCCGAACATTACAGAAAAAAAGTTCGCCCAGATATTTTTAGTAGCGGCGGATTAGTAATTGA GCAAGGGAGAGGGTGGGCTGAATTTAGGACAGCCGTGAATCCGGTCATGATGCAACCTAAAATTGTCAAATTATATGTTCCTCAAATTAACAAATTCGTAGATGAATTTATCATAAG AATGAGGAAAATTAGAGATTCAAAAACATACGAACTGCCTGAAAATTTCGAAGAGGAACTAAATAGGTGGTCGTTGGAGGCAATTTCCACAATAGCTCTCGATACCCGCCTCGGAATTATGGGCAATTTGGACAAAAATAGTAAAGAACATGAATTCATAGCTGCAGTGAAGACattcttctatttgctttctACACTTGACTTCAAACCATCGCtctggaaaatattttcaactgcTGACTTTAAAGAAATGACGCGCGTTTTAGATGTCATAACAGATTTTACTTTACACCAGGTCAATGAAGCGAAGAAACGTATCGAATCTTCCGAAAGGAGCAGTACCAAACACGAAAATGAACAGAGCATTCTCGAGAAGCTTATCAAAATCAATCCAAACATAGCTACCGTCATGGCTGTCGACATGATTATAGCAGGTGTTGATACA ACCAGTTCGGCTATTGTCAGTGTCTTATATAACCTAGCAAAAAATCCCGAGAAACAAGAGGCTCTTCGAAATGAACTACGGAAAATTCTCCCTGAGAAAAGTAGTCCGCTAACTCCACAAAACATGACTAATCTACCGTATCTACGAGCATGTATCAAGGAAGCTTTAAGGATTCACCCTGTAGTTAATGGGAATTTTCGCGAGGCTGGAAAGGATTTAATACTGAAAGGCTATCGGATACCTAAAGGAACAGGAATCATTCTTCAATCCTCACATACACAAGTGGATGAAAAGCTGTACACTAATGCTAAAAAGTTCATCCCCGAGCGATGGCTCAGAGATCAGGAATCTGGGCTTAACAATGAAGCGAAAAatgtgaatccttttacattcCTTCCATTCGGCTTCGGACCTCGAATGTGCATTGGACGGCGTTTCGCGGAACTCGAGATAATGTTGTTTGTATCAA